In Candidatus Bathyarchaeota archaeon, the sequence TTTGGGTGATGTCTTGTGAATCGATGACGCCGTCGCGGTTAGCATCAGCAAATTGAGTTGCGGTTTTGGCGCCGTTGATTATTTGAGAAACATATGTTACGTCTGCTTGGTCAACCTTGTCGTCCATGTTGGCGTTACCGTAAACTTCTAACACCAAGTTTAGTGCAGCGACGGTTGTGGGTTGTGTTGTTGGCTTTGCGGTCGGTTGTGCTGTGGCTGTTGCGGTGGGTTTGGTTGTTGCGGTTGGGTTTGCTGTTGCAGTTGGCTCTTCAGTTGGGCTTGTGGTGGCTGTTTGTTGTGTTGTCGGGGTGGGGGTTGGTTGGGGGGTGGTGTTGTTTTGGAACCAGTTTTGGCTGTAGCCTACTGCTATTGAAGAGGCTATTATTACTATGAGGATTATTCCAGCGATCATGTTTTTGTTCATTTTTATCACTAGTGTTACTTTTGCTAAAAAATGTAATACTTATATGTTGTGTTACAGAAATCTAAAAAAGTAACACTCAAATACTCCAAAACCCATCACAACCAGAGGCACAAAAATTGAACATAAGCGTGCAAGACGTAACCTTCACCTACCGCAGCACCCCAACACTCAAAAACGTAACCCTAACCCTAAAAGAATCAGAAGTCCTAGGCATGATAGGACCCAACGGCTCAGGAAAAACCACCCTCCTAAAATGCCTAAACAAAATACTCGAACCCAAACAAGGCACCATACTGCTAGGCGAACAAGCAATAAAAAAGATGAGCCGCCTCGAAGTCGCCAAACACATCGGCTACGTCCCACAGAGCTCAGTCGCCAACCCCGAATTGCTACCCGTCTTCGAAATAGTTCTCATGGGAAGACGACCACACATTTCTTGGCAGAGCGGCGAAAAAGACACCCAGAAAGTCTGGGAAGCCCTAAAAATGCTCAACATAGAGCACCTCGCGATGCGGAATTTCTATGAACTCAGCGGTGGTGAACAGCAACGGGTTCTTGTCGCTAGGTCGATTGCTCAAGAAGCAAAAGTTCTGCTCCTAGATGAACCGACAAGCAATTTGGACATAAGATACCAGCTTGAAGTCATGGAATTAACCCGAAAACTCGTCGCTACAGAACACTTAGCTGCAGCTGTGGCTATTCATGACTTAAACCTTGCGTCGAGGTATTGCGATAAAATCGTAATGATGAAAGCTGGCAAAATTTTTGCGGCAGGCGAGGTGGATTCTGTTTTGACAACCCAAAACATTAACCTCGTTTACGGCGTCGAAGTAAAAATAAACTACAACGAAGGCACACCATACATTATTCCGATAGCACCGCTAAATTAGCAACCTTTTGCAGCCAGCTTACCCCGAATCCACCGCAAGGTTTGTCGGGTTAGAGTTCAATTATTCTTGCTTGATGCTTATCTGTGTCAAGCAAAGCGAGTGTGGGTTTTCCTGTTAAGTAACCACAAAGTTCACCGGGGTTGATTGACAACGTTTTTCCTCTGTACTCGAGGCTGTGGATGTGGCTGTGACCGCGAACGACTGCATCGAAGTAGCCGCTATCGAGTATTGCACCCAACAACTCGGTCTCATGCCCGTGTAGTAACGCGATTTTGTAGCCATCCAAGTTTAGTTGCGTGAAGCGTTCATGTACGGTGCAGTTGGTGGTTTGGCTGAAGCGTTTTTTGAGGAATTCGTGGTCGCCGTCGTTGTTGCCAAATACGCCGATGAGGGGGCAGGTTAGTTTTTTGAATTTATCTACTGTGAAGGCCGCTACATAGTCGCCTGCGTGGAGCACTAGGTTGACTTTTTGTTCGTTTAAGGTTTGAATGGCTTTTTCTATGAGGGGAAGGTTATCGTGAGAGTCTGAGATTGCACCGATTATCATACATATCCTCATTTTGAATTTCTTGTTGTTACATTAAAGTATTCTGTACGGTACGTTTGCATTTTTATTCAACAAATGACCAGCCAGATTTAAAGTTAATAGACAAATATTTATAAAGCTATACTGAGAAATCAGACATGAGAAATAAACGGCATGTACAACACTTTATTGCGGGCAAACCAGAAAAGACGCGATCAACTAAGCATTGCAGCCAACATACTAGAAATAGCCAGAGACGGCGCATTAAAAACCCAAATAATGTACCGCGCAGGCTTGAGTTACCCACAACTCAACGATTACTTACTCTTCTTAATCGACAACAACCTACTAACGCAGTCCAACATCAACGGCAAAGACGTCTACAGGATCACATTGAAAGGTAGAAATTTCTTAAAAAGACACCACGAACTAACAAAAATGCTCAAAGCCAAGGATTGGCGAAAAACCGCCCTACACCAACCCGCCGCATCGCTCAAGAGCCAAGGTCAACTCGCTTAAGCTTTTGATGGTTTGGTCAGGGCAAAACTTTTCAGAATGCTTCTGGCTACGGCGTTCTATGTAAATCGCTCGCATACCCACAGCTTTTGAGCCCTCAATGTCTGCGTCAAAGGTGTCACCGACAAACACCGCTTCCTGCGCTGAAACATCCAGTATCCTAAGAGTGCGCCTAAAAATTTCAGGACTAGGTTTACGTTTATTGACCGCACCTGAAACCACAACCACATCAAAAAACCAATCAATGCGGGCGGCTTTGAGCAGTTTAAGGACACATTCAGGGATGGCAAAGTTAGAGATTATGCCCAACTTGTATTTGCCAAACAACGTTCTCAGTACCAACTCAGCGTCGGGGTCTATACGCACGTATTTACTGAATTCTTCGCAGAACTCGTTAGTTGCAGCCGCCACCGTTGGACTCGATACGGGAACGTTGTAGCCCAGTTTTTTAAGGGTTTCTGAGACGCGAACGTTGAAGTGGGGTTCGTCGAGGTTGAGGTCTGCTTTTGCGTAGAGGTGGTCTCTTACTTCGATGTAGGTGCTCTCGAATTTCTCGAAAGGTACATCTATGCCTTTTTTGGTCAGGTAGCGGTACATGCGCTGCAGAGAAGGCGAGTAGAACGCGTGGTCTTTCTCGATAAGCATCAAAGTGTCGAACATGTCGAATAAAACAGCTTTAGTTGTCATCAGTCTAACCTGCTGAGGTAACTTTAGAATTGGTTTGGTTAGCTAAAACTCTTTTCCGTCCACGCAGATGTTTCTGTACCAGAAAATAAGCGGTTCCAACCGCCAAGAAAACCACACCCGCCACCCAAACCTCAGGCGTCGCAAACAAGATAAATGCCAAAAGCATCAGACAAGTCCCCAACCCAAGCAGAGGCAAAATGCGCCGAAATCTGCCAGAACCATTTTGAAGCTTAAACGCTGAGATGTTGACGATGCAATAATTGAAAACTAGCGCGAAGGTGCTTATCGCAACGACCCGCGTTAAATCTAAGAAAAGAACCAGAACCGCCATAACCACACCAGTCCCAATTATCGCTTTGAAGGGCGTGCAGAATCTACCGTGTAGTTGAGCTAAATTGTTGGGTAAGTCGTGTCGACGCGCCATGGAGTAAGCCATTCTCGAAACGCCCAGAATCGCAGTTAAAAGCACACTTGCAGTAGCCACTAGACCACCGAAAGAAATGACTTGAACCGCCACCGAGCTGCCGCTGACTGCCATGGCCTCACTGAGAGGCGAAGCTGAACCGCCAAGCCCATCTGCGCCAAGCAAACCCACCGCAACCAACCCAACCGAAACATAAACCAACATAGAGAGCCCCAACGAGAGCAACAGAGCACGGGGTACGTTGCGTTTGGCGTCTTTGATTTCTTCGGCTATGACGGTTACTCTTGCGAATCCGCCGTATGCGAAGAAGATGAAGAAAGTAGCGTACAAAACGCCGCTGGATAGGGGGGTGAAAGGTGCAAAGTTGGTTGTGTCTGCGAACAGGGCTCCGAAGACTACGAAGAAGGCTAAAACTGAGAGTTTTATGGCTACGAAGATGTTGTTGACGGCTGCGGATTCTTTTGCGCCAACCAGATTGAGAGCGGTGAAGACCAAGCACATAACTGCAGCAACCACGTTGACAGGCAAACCTGGGATTGCCGCCGAAAGGTAGTACACGAATCCAAGCGACACCGCCGCCCCCGTAAAAGTGTTCGCCACCAGCCACATCCAACCCGCCAAAAACCCAGCATAAGGCGAAACCAACTGCCGCCCATACTCGTAAGCGCCGCCCTCCACAGGCTGCCAAGCGGTTAGTTTGGAGAAGCTTGTGGCGGTTATGAATGCGATTATGCCCGCGGCGATCATGGATATGATGAATGCTGAACCCGCGTATCCTGCGACGATGCCTGTGACGACAAAGATTCCGCCGCCTATGATGGCGCCGACGTTTATGGCGACGGCGCTCCACAAACCGATAGAACGCTTAAGAGCGGGGGTTTTGTTTTCCGCCACAGGGATCACAACTTTAAGGCAAGAGAACTAAACGAATCTATAAACCTTCCAACCAATATCACCGCTTTTAAGCGTTCTTTAACATAGCGAAGCATCAATGCTTAATTGTTTAGATAAAAGCCGCTACAAAAATGCTTGATTATGGGTTGTAGTAGTTTGGGTTTTCCAGTAGGTTTGCCATGGCAAATCGCCGCGCCAAATTCACATCAACCCAAGGGCTGTCTTTTTTCATCCGCGCCACCTCAGCCGCCGTGCCCTTCTCGAGGAGTTCGGGGGACAGTTTGGTTTCTGGTCGCGGAAAACCCAAAGCCGCCATCTTCAGCGGGTCAACATGTGTTCTGACGGAGAGGTTTTTGTACCATTGTTCCGCTGGGGTTTTTGGTTTAGCGTTTGCCCATGCCTTCTTTTCCCGCTCGATTTGGTCTTCGAAGTCGGGGAAGTCAAAGGGTTCTTCGTCTACGATGTGGCCTAGTTCGTGGCGTACGATTAGTTTGGTGGTGTCTGTGAGTTTGCCCGCTTGGAAGTCACGTTTGGCTGCTACGGTGAGGCTGGCGTCTGTGGCTTCGGATAAGCCGCCGTAGTCGTAGGCGTCCAAAGCGTTGAGTTGGAATCGGTTGAGTCGGTTTGCTGCTTCTGGGCCGTACTGTGTTTTTAGGAATTCTTGGGCGTATGTGCGTATTTGCGCCTCTAGCCACTGGGCTGTTATTTGCAAGTGCCTTCTCCTTCCTCAAGTCAGAATACGCAATACAGTATTTAAGGAGGTGTTTCAGCAACCGCTATATATCCAAAAACGCACCCATGCCCGAATGAAAAATGACCAAACGACTTACCTTACTATACACAAAGAATGAGGAATTCATTAGCTGCGATTAAAGTGTTCATGTAAACTTCGGTTAAGCTTTTAAACAGAACAATACAATTCCCTAAATGGTGTACAAAAATGAATAGCTGGCATGCAGTAGGATACATTACTTTGGCTTTCGGTTTTGTGTTTATGGCAAACTTTCTATACCTTACGGCTGGACGAGGGCACGACCCATATTCAGAATTAAACTGGGTAAACGCCATGATTCTCTCATGGATTGTTTCAGTAGTTACGGCGATTAAGGGTTCCAACTTAACTATAACGGCTAAATCTGACTGAAAAAACTAATTGCTTATACGAATACCAATTTTTACTTCTAAATATTTGATGGCACTTAGATTGATTTAAGCGGTTCTTTGGGAGAAAATAAACAAGCGGTACATAGTTACGTCTTCAACTTCGTTGGTTTCAACTTTGTTTATATAAGGGAGGGGAGGTACACTGTGAGACGTCGCGTGGTTCCAGCTTTTGCGGATACGGATTCGTATTCGGCTTTAGATAAGGATCCATAGCGCCAAGAGCATCAGTCACAGTTTGTAAAGCTTAAATTTGTTTAAGGTATCCATCTTAACTGGTGAAATCATGGTTTATT encodes:
- a CDS encoding HAD family hydrolase, whose translation is MTTKAVLFDMFDTLMLIEKDHAFYSPSLQRMYRYLTKKGIDVPFEKFESTYIEVRDHLYAKADLNLDEPHFNVRVSETLKKLGYNVPVSSPTVAAATNEFCEEFSKYVRIDPDAELVLRTLFGKYKLGIISNFAIPECVLKLLKAARIDWFFDVVVVSGAVNKRKPSPEIFRRTLRILDVSAQEAVFVGDTFDADIEGSKAVGMRAIYIERRSQKHSEKFCPDQTIKSLSELTLALERCGGLV
- a CDS encoding metallophosphoesterase — encoded protein: MIIGAISDSHDNLPLIEKAIQTLNEQKVNLVLHAGDYVAAFTVDKFKKLTCPLIGVFGNNDGDHEFLKKRFSQTTNCTVHERFTQLNLDGYKIALLHGHETELLGAILDSGYFDAVVRGHSHIHSLEYRGKTLSINPGELCGYLTGKPTLALLDTDKHQARIIEL
- a CDS encoding APC family permease; translation: MAENKTPALKRSIGLWSAVAINVGAIIGGGIFVVTGIVAGYAGSAFIISMIAAGIIAFITATSFSKLTAWQPVEGGAYEYGRQLVSPYAGFLAGWMWLVANTFTGAAVSLGFVYYLSAAIPGLPVNVVAAVMCLVFTALNLVGAKESAAVNNIFVAIKLSVLAFFVVFGALFADTTNFAPFTPLSSGVLYATFFIFFAYGGFARVTVIAEEIKDAKRNVPRALLLSLGLSMLVYVSVGLVAVGLLGADGLGGSASPLSEAMAVSGSSVAVQVISFGGLVATASVLLTAILGVSRMAYSMARRHDLPNNLAQLHGRFCTPFKAIIGTGVVMAVLVLFLDLTRVVAISTFALVFNYCIVNISAFKLQNGSGRFRRILPLLGLGTCLMLLAFILFATPEVWVAGVVFLAVGTAYFLVQKHLRGRKRVLANQTNSKVTSAG
- a CDS encoding ABC transporter ATP-binding protein, which produces MNISVQDVTFTYRSTPTLKNVTLTLKESEVLGMIGPNGSGKTTLLKCLNKILEPKQGTILLGEQAIKKMSRLEVAKHIGYVPQSSVANPELLPVFEIVLMGRRPHISWQSGEKDTQKVWEALKMLNIEHLAMRNFYELSGGEQQRVLVARSIAQEAKVLLLDEPTSNLDIRYQLEVMELTRKLVATEHLAAAVAIHDLNLASRYCDKIVMMKAGKIFAAGEVDSVLTTQNINLVYGVEVKINYNEGTPYIIPIAPLN
- a CDS encoding winged helix-turn-helix domain-containing protein translates to MYNTLLRANQKRRDQLSIAANILEIARDGALKTQIMYRAGLSYPQLNDYLLFLIDNNLLTQSNINGKDVYRITLKGRNFLKRHHELTKMLKAKDWRKTALHQPAASLKSQGQLA